In Coffea arabica cultivar ET-39 chromosome 9e, Coffea Arabica ET-39 HiFi, whole genome shotgun sequence, the genomic window TTTGTATaggattttttattattttcacaTCATATATTGATTCATCGATAACATGGTAAGTAGCCTATATTTAAGTGAATAGGGTTAATTTTACTTTGTATCCTTTAACTATATCACAATTCTCATATTAATCCCTAAACTCTAATTGGGACACTCTAATCATTAGGTATAAATACTATTGTATTTAAATACAATTGTCAACAAAATCCACAAAACTAACCAAAATGCTAGTCATTTGAGTAGCATGATTACACGTTATAAGGGCATAGAAGAAAAATTagattaaaaataatcaaaagagtTTCTAAAGTTAGTGGGAAGAAAGGAATTTAGGGATCCAAAGTAAGAGCCAGGgtgtagtcttttttttttttttttgtcgaaaaaatagatgtcctataacctaatctagccTAGTCTAAGGGGAAGGGGAGGAGGTTCGATGTGAGTACAGACTCCATCGATGAAGGTCAATTAAGACCGCCACAAATTGTGGCAAATTTGTGGGAGGCAGGGattgaacccctgacctccagcatcacctttaatggtgattaccactggaccaaatggccagtggcTAGCCAGGGTGTAGTCAAGGGATTAAATTGTCTCAAATTAGAGTTGTGGGTAAACCTTCACACCATGTTATTGTTAGCATCAATGGTGTTAACTGAATTGACCACAATGGAAGTAAAATAAATGGTGAAGAAATTATGGGACATGTTTGGCCTCTGAAGTAGATAATACATTGAAGCTTTAGTCCTTTACTGGCTGCATCATTGAAGCGTGAGTActtgtacccaaaaaaaaaaaaaaagataaagtaTTTCAATTCTCTTTTGTGGCTTTCAAACATTTTTTGAAATCAGTGGTATGAAATGTTTGCGAATTGTACTGATAAACACGCATGGTGCCAAAGACGAGCAGAAAAAAGCAGCAACATGAATGTTTCACAAGAAGAACAGCCTAGATGTTTTACAGGTTTATCTAAGGTTGGATTGTGGTTTTccgtagaaaatttttttacgtttttcacgaatatattttttaattatctttttattttaaatacatcaaatcgttattgtatatttttttacaaatactcttaaaaatagcaattcaaacggGCCTAAGTTTTCAGGCTTCCAATGAATTTGTCTTTATCGTACAACTATAGGaataaaaaacttttttttggaCATTTTAAGTAGCAACCCCATATGATGTTCCAACAAATTTCTCATAAGTCTTAACCCGTGAAACCCGGATCGATTTCATTTCAAGgatttttaatgattttgttcAACATCACTTGTGGTCCACTCAACGCTCcctttgaccaaaatattttatttctcgCTTAGAGGTGTCGTTTACGCTAAAGCAAATATCTTCCAAAAGGGATCTAAATTAAAATATTGCAAAAGCATTTAGAGCTTATCCAGTCACCAATTCTGCAATATCTTTGgggattttattattttaatcattttattaGGTACGTcggtatataaatataaatatatatatatatatttgaatcATAAGAAACTCTATAAAAAATGAAGAATAGAGTAGACCGTGACAAACAATATTACTATACAAAACACCAAAAAAGATGGGAATGATAGTGCTGGCTAATGTGCTGGCAATACAGTACTACAACATGATTAAGTTATAGGGATATATACTGCTATAGCTGATAATCAGCTCAAATTTCTAAGAAGTGATTATCATAATTTCATAGCTTATGCGAGATTGGTGATCAGAGAGAATACTAGTAAATAGGTATTTGATTGGTAACTACAGCTGCCTAAAATGTTCTCAATTTAAAATAATCGTATAACTTTAATACCGTCCTGAAATTGTAGATTTTGGTGTAGTACAATAAATGTGGATCATAAAAATCAAGGAGGTTTTTGTTCAATAGTTAAGAtggaaagtcgaggaggttttGATGTAATAGTTGAAATTGAAACTCCAAAACTTAAAAATCTTGGATTATAATTATCGTTTCCCTTCAATTTCTCCCTTCCTGCTTCTTAAACCTCACTCTTTATCtgctaaaaaaataattaaaaaatatacataATGAGGAAAATAgagtgataattttttttttctggaaaacaaaataaatttaagagccgtttccttctttctttcataGTCTAGAAGCAAATTTTCCATCCTTATCAACCAATGTGGTAGCTATCATTTCaacaaaacaatcaaacaatagTTTGTGCGTGTCATCCTTGCGCAGGGGCCATGCGAATCTTCTCTATATCGTTCCAATTTTATCGAATGTCCCCGAAGGGACAAAACAATAGTTGGTTACTCAAAAGTGATTGTTGCTTCCCGTACTTACACCTGTGGCAATTttatcttttcccttttctatttGAGACAATAATAGGGTGATACTGATACCCCAGTAAAATTTAAGTTGGTTGGCCTTTTTTAAATAAACCTGGAAAATGACCGATCAAACTATCATAGTATCATACGATTCATATCAACAAGGACAACCTCAagttgaaaaacaaaaataaaaaacgtgTGCTTAGAAAAAGCATGTGAGAGAGGCGCGCCATCTCAGTTGGGCCCGTATTTAGGAAGCCTCTTGGCTGGCATTGATAATTGCTGCGGGTTTCCACCATAAAAGCTAAAAATAATTAGTAGTATGTTTattcaagaacttatatgcttcagaaaaaaatcagaaaattgagAATTAGTCTTAGTTGTAGAAACTGTAATGACCAAAAGTTTGAGAAGAACATTGGAAAGATGATGATTCAGCAAACAGGGCTTATCTCTACTTATTCAGTTCTCAGTTATGCAGCTGGAGTTGCAGGTTCCTTCATCCAtctccattttcttcctcctccgTTCCTCTATCTGTGGATTTCTTGCTCCTCTTTCTTCAGTTTCTTGCATAAGGATATCATAATCTGCTTTGTTCATAAACTTAGttttacaaatttcatgtttatgGATCTTTATTTGTGGTTTATCATCTCGTTTTCTTGGTAATGAGTTGACTTTAGTTTGGGATATTCCTCAGTCCTTATTTGAGTAAGCATCTCTGTACATTGAGCTGAGTATTCCTTTTTTTCGCCTTTTCTACTTTTCAAGAATACTACTTGACAGACCTTTTTCGTTCTGTGGattcaattatttatttatttttgggtgCTTTTTCTCTCAGTCGCCTGTTTTTCTAAGTGAAAGGAGGAGGAGGGAAAAAAGTACAgtaactttaattttttttaagaaaaaaaaagttattagaTGGAGCTCAAAGAGCGGTATATGAGAAGAGATgagcctatatatatatatgtatatatatatatcaaatatgcTATCATAGCGTAGCAACCTACCATAACAGCAAGCATAAGCCATAGGCTGTTTCTGAAATATTAGCAGCATCTCTGGAAAATATTATTGTTTGCTTTGACTGCAGTTTATGGCCATCAACATATCCAaattaccttttccttttttggtaATTGCAACTAAAAAAGCTGAGTTTTGTATTTCTTAGACAGCATTATAGGAATTAGAAGAATCTTGAACggcctaaaaaaataaaagtaaaaagaaaaattaaatgattaatctttcctatatTGATAGCGTATACATTGTCAGTAttggatgaatgataactatacaaaatttgaatttaaaattcaacttttgcatacACATCATCATAAATCtaacgatgatagtgtatatactatcagtgtatataagatttgcTCAAAATTAAAACAGGGTTAATAGGTTATGAATTAGTAGCAGAAGTGGGAAGAAATTTATAagtggtgttgctttggtgaaCTATGGAACTTTGTGAGTTTTCACAGGCGATCAAGAACACTATGGTCAGTCCAATTAACCAACCCTGCACATTATGCAAATATATAAAATGGCAAAAGCTCCAGAAATTTAATCAAGCAAGTAATGATTTTGCCCCTCCTGATGCAGGAAACTTCTTTGCTTTTGTGCTATTTGTCTCTCCAATGTAAGTACTTAAACTCGCGATGAAAATtcaataaagaaataaacactAATGGTCACAATGCATTCACTAATTTGTACATATGTTTGTTCAGGCCAACATTCAGAAGGATTATCAGAAGGCAGTCTACAGAACAGTTCTCTGGGCTGCCCTATGTATATGCCCTTTTAAACTGCCTAATATGCCTTTGGTATGGAATGCCTATAATATCTCCTGGCATCATCTTAGTTGCCACAGTGAATTCAGTTGGAGCCATTTTCCAAATGATATACATTATCATTTTCATTGCATATGCAGAGCGAGGCAAAAAGGTCAGACTAGTgcgattaatttttcctatacTAATAGCGTATAAGGTTTTCTACTTTGAGTAAGTTTAGACGAGTAATATGCGCACAAAAAGACATTTTGCAATTTTACATATAGAATATATGTGACACCCATCTAGATTCGCTTTTCTGTAATATCGTGTAACGTAACGTAGCATCTgaatcttttttgtttttgcaggTAAAAATGTTAGGATTGCTATTGGCTGTTTTTGCTGTATTCAGTATCATAATTTGTGTCAGTCTCAAACTTTTCGAGCCTCCCAACCGGCAACTTTTTGTTGGTTATTTGAGTGTTCTGTCTCTCATATCAATGTTTGCTTCTCCACTATTTATAATTGTAAGTGCAGCCACAGATTTCATCCTTCTATGGCTTCATCCTTCTTTCCTTAGAAGTGGCATTGGTGCACAATTGACACATTTCTGTGACAATGGATTGACTGCAGAATTTGGTGATCAAAACAAAAAGTGTTGAGTACATGCCATTTTATCTCTCACTTGCAACTTTTCTGATGagtctttctttctttggaTATGGGATGTTCAAGCAAGATTTATTTATTTCTGTAAGTGATAAACCTGTTTTCTGTATCAtctattttcattatttttttggttttttttttacctgaatagttcatttattttttggcaGAATTTAATTTTTACTGTCCCCCTTATCTCTTTTGTGTCTAAACAGGTTCCTAATGGGATTGGCAGTTTGCTTGGAATAATACAATTAGTGCTCTATTTCTGTTACAGCAGATCATCTGATGGAGGAAGGCCCAGAGCACCTCTACTTGAATCTTATGCATGAAATACGGGAAAAATTCAAAGTTGTTCTTAATAGATGTTCTTGTGCAGGTTCTTAATCTATTTCGATGTCTTGATGATTTGTTACTCAATTAAGTTTTTTCCTCTTTATCTGCCTGTTTATTTTAGGCTTTTGTCTTGCTCAatgctttaatttttttttctaaaaataaaatactttAATAGTCCCTCAACTTTTGCTAATGATCCTATTTAGTACCTAAAATTTACAAATACAATtaggattaatcttatatatactgttaatatatacactatcactatTAGATATATGATAcatgtgcaaaatttgaatttgaaatttaaaatttgctcATGTGTTATCTCTCCAATCgtaatagtgtatatattgacagtatatataaaatttactcatatATTTAAGTCCACGAACTTAtaatttggttgtaaatgatTTCTCCAAGCCAAACTAAGAGCCTATTTGGATTACATTTTTGGGGAGTTTTTGGAAATGCTTGTAGAACAATATTATTATAGCACTTTTTGGAAATGTGTgtagaaaagataaaaagataaatgGGGAGTATAGTTAAGAAATATGTCCAAGCAATGCAAAAGATTTTTCCCACAAAAAGTAGCTAGCTAAACTAGTATAGCAATTTTCACTTTGACCCTTAAGGTTTGATT contains:
- the LOC140014871 gene encoding bidirectional sugar transporter SWEET2a-like isoform X2; its protein translation is MLQKKIRKLRISLSCRNCNDQKFEKNIGKMMIQQTGLISTYSVLSYAAGVAGNFFAFVLFVSPMPTFRRIIRRQSTEQFSGLPYVYALLNCLICLWYGMPIISPGIILVATVNSVGAIFQMIYIIIFIAYAERGKKNLVIKTKSVEYMPFYLSLATFLMSLSFFGYGMFKQDLFISVPNGIGSLLGIIQLVLYFCYSRSSDGGRPRAPLLESYA
- the LOC140014871 gene encoding bidirectional sugar transporter SWEET2a-like isoform X1 codes for the protein MLQKKIRKLRISLSCRNCNDQKFEKNIGKMMIQQTGLISTYSVLSYAAGVAGNFFAFVLFVSPMPTFRRIIRRQSTEQFSGLPYVYALLNCLICLWYGMPIISPGIILVATVNSVGAIFQMIYIIIFIAYAERGKKVKMLGLLLAVFAVFSIIICVSLKLFEPPNRQLFVGYLSVLSLISMFASPLFIINLVIKTKSVEYMPFYLSLATFLMSLSFFGYGMFKQDLFISVPNGIGSLLGIIQLVLYFCYSRSSDGGRPRAPLLESYA